Sequence from the Petrotoga mexicana DSM 14811 genome:
CAAGGAAGTTTTGAGATATACCAAAAAAGTTCTATTAGGAGTGATGCCAGAAAGATTCATAAAACTACCAAATTTCATCACAGAAGGAACAACATATTGTAAACAGTTATCCTTTCTGAGCTGAAATTACTCAACAAAAAATCTTTGTAATACCTTTTTCATCATCTCTTCAGTCTATTCTATCAACCATATTTGACAAGGAGCCGTCAGGGAATTGATGTTCAATAAATTTGACCCACCCTGGACAACAAGAAGTTAACATGGGTAAAAAACCACCATTTTCTAACCTTTCTTTGAACTCTGTAGCTTCCTCCATTATGGTTAAATCTGCTCCAAAATTGGTATCAAAGACCTTATCAAAACCCATTAATTTTAATGCACCAACCAACTTCCCGGTAGAGATAGTTCCAGGCTCGTAACCAAATTCTTCCGCTAAAGCGACCCTCACCGCAGGAGCGGTTTGAACTACAACGTGCTTCTCTTCATTTTCCAATTCTTTCCATACTTCGTCTATGTAAGATCTTTCAACTAGAGCCCCTGTAGGACAGACTGCCACGCATTGACCACAGAACGTACAGGTTGTTTCTTCTAAAGGCATATCAAAAGAAGGCTTAACGACAGCACCAAAACCTCTATCTATCGCTGAAAGAACCCCAACGGTTTGAAATTCGTTACACATGGTTTCGCATCTTCTGCACATAATACATTTGTTCGGATCCCTGATTATTGCAGCAGATATATCAAGGTCGTAATTGGATGTTTTACCCAAATAAGGATTGTTCACAATGTTTAGTTCAGAGGCGATTTTTTGTAGTTCGCAATCACCATTTTTTGGACATTTTAAACAATCTTGTGGATGATCGGATAACAATAACTGAACAGCGGTTCTTCGAGCTTCTACTGCCATCCTGGAATGTGTTTTTACTTTCATTCCTTCAAATACGGGCGTTGTACAAGCTGGGGCTAAAGTTCTTCTACCTTCTATTTCAACCATACATACTCTACATGAAGAAGGCTTATTTTCGATATTAATATCCTTTAAGTTCATATAACAAAGTGTTGGTATATAACCCCCAAATTTTTGAACAGCCGTTAAAACGGTATCTTTTTCGGAAGCTTCAAATTCATGGTCATTTATATATACTTTTGGCATTTATTATTTTTCCCTCCTAACCAAAAATTTTTCCCTCTTGAAAAATTTGATTTAGCGCCCCTTCACCCGATCGTTAAGGGGTAAACCCCTTAAAAACCCCAAATTCAAGGTCAAAATCATTTAAAAACATGGTTTGCATACTGCAGCAAACGATCCACATCCTGAAGGATAGAGGAATTTTTAGCTATATTTATACTATTCTTATAGCGTTAAACCTGCATGTTGAGTAACAAGACCCACATTTTATACACTTTTCTTGATCTATTGTATGAGGTTTTCTTAATTCACCTTGTATCGCTTCAGTAGGACATACCCTTGCACAGGCCGTACAACCTGTACAATTTTCTGGAATTATTTCGTACCTAATTAAATTCTTACATACACCAGCTCGACAGTTTCTATCCAATATATGTTCTTTATATTCATCCGCAAAATACCTATAAGTAGAGAGGATCGGATTTGGGGCAGTTTGTCCTAAACCACATAAGGAGCCATTTTTTACGACATTAGCCAAAGTTAACATATGATCGAGATCTTCCAATTGGGCATTCCCAGAAGTTATTTTTTCCAAAATTTCTAAAAGTCTTACGTTTCCCACACGGCATGTAGTACACTTACCACAGGATTCATCAACTGTAAATTGAAGATAGAATTTTGCAACATCTACCATACAAGTATCTTCATCCATTACAATCATTCCACCAGAACCCATCATCGAGCCTAGTGTTTGAAGGCTGTCGTAGTCTATAGGGGTATCGAGGTATTCTTCGGGAATGCACCCTCCCGAAGGACCTCCCGTTTGAACAGCTTTGAACTTTTTATCCCCCTTGATCCCTCCACCTATATCAAAGATTATCTCTCTTAAAGTTGTCCCCATTGGAACCTCAACGAGACCAACCTTTTTAACGTCTCCAGCAAGTGCAAACACTTTTGTTCCTGGAGAATTTTCTGTTCCGTATTGTTTGAACCAATCGGCTCCATTGAGTATTATAGGTGCTATATTTGCAAGTGTTTCAACGTTGTTTATCACGGTCGGCTTTTTCCATAGGCCACTATTGGCAGGAAAAGGCGGTTTGTTGGTTGGCTCCCCACGAAGACCTTCTATCGAATGGATCAAAGCGGTCTCTTCACCACAGACAAAAGCCCCGGCTCCCAGTCTGATCTCTATATCAAAAGAAAAATTACTCCCTAAAATATTTTCTCCCAGCAATCCATAATTTTTAGCTTGTGAAATAGCAACTTTTAACCTAGCAACAGCCAAAGGATACTCTGCTCTTATGTAAATAATCCCTTTTTGAGCACCAATTGCGTACCCAGCTATAGCCATACCTTCTAACACAGAGTGGGGATCACCCTCTAATACTGATCTATCCATAAATGCGCCAGGATCACCTTCATCTGCATTACATATTACGTATTTTTCGTCTCCTTTAGCTTGCATAGCGAATTTCCATTTCAAACCGGTTGGAAACCCACCACCACCTCTACCTCTCAAATTTGAATCTAAAACTGTTTGAACTACCTCTTCTCTTTTTGAGTTAAGCGCTTTTGCTAGGGCTAAATAACCGTTATTTTTTAAATAATCTTCAATGTTTTCAGGATCAATATTTCCAGCGTTTCTTAAAACGATTCTCACTTGTTCAGGCATCGTTTTACCTCCCTCAAATTGCTTTTTTGTGGGTTTCCTCTATCAACAATTCTTCTGCGATTTTTCCTTCCACTAAATGGGTTTTTACAAGATCTTTTACTTTCGATTTCGTAACGTTACCATACAATACTGGTTCTTTGCCAGGTTCATTAACTTCTACTGTTGGCTCAGCATAGCAGTACCCTAAACATCCTGTCTTAATAACTTCAATATTTTCTAATTTTTCTTCTTCTACCTCTTTTAGAAGCTCTTCATAAGTTTCATCAGCTCCTGCTGAGATACCACAAGTTCCCAAAGCAACTTTTAATACAATTTTATTCTTATTTTCTTTTTCTTTGAGTTCATTTATCAACGATTCTAATTGCTCTAAACTATTTAATTTAGGCATGGAAAAACCTCCTATTAACTATTTTTCTCTTTGGCTCTATACTCTCTAATTATTTTTCTTACATCGTTTCTTTTAAGTCTCCCATGTACTTTTTCCCCTATTTTTACCACCGGTGCCAAACCACAAGCACCTAAACACCTAACCGGATGAATGGAAAATAATCCATCCTCGGTTACCTCTTCTTCCTCAACATTTAAAATCTTTTTGAATTCGTCTAAGATTTCATTTGCTCCTCCCACGTAACAAGCTGTTCCTAAGCACACGCTTATAGGATACTTACCTTTAGGTTTTGTGGAGAAAAAATTATAGAAAGTCACAACACCATAAACTTGAGAAGAAGGGATCTTCAGTTTTTTGGCCACTAATTTTTGCACTTCATTTGGGATATATCCTAGATTTTCTTGAACTTTATGCAAAACTTCAATCAGAAAACTTCTTCTTTCTTCTTCGGTTTTGTTCGTCAAATCGAGTGAATTAAGATAAGTTTCAACGTCTTTTAATTTACTCTCAAGAAGTCCATCCATTCATTTCTTCCTCCTCGTATAATTAGGTTTTATTACACATATAGCGCCCCTTTTGCCCCGCTCCCCACCCAGAAGGATGAAGAAACTTTACCCCTTTCGCCCCACTGCCCACCCTTCTATGGAAGGGACCTTCGGTCCCTTAAATCCTGTATCCTACGCATAAAGAAGGGGAAAGTTTCTGACCACACACATAAGGAAACAAGTTAAAAAATTCACTAATAATATACCTGATTAATTATACCATTTTTTATCTTTTGGTAATTTAATAAAATTTAAACCACTTATTACTTTTTTCAGAAATCGAAACAAAATAATCTTAAAATTCTACCCAACTAAAGCCTTTTTCTGAACTTTCTACACACCTTTCTATAAACCGCATTCCCTCCACTCCGTCTTCTACAGTGGGGAAATCTAAGTCTCTTTGTTCTAAAAGTTCTCCTTTTTTCTTTTTTGTAATTGCGCTTATAAACTTATCGTATACCCTTGCAAATGCTTCAACGTAACCTTCCTGATGCCCACCAGGAGTCACATAATCGTTTTTAATAAAATCATCAACCTCTTCGCTTCCCCTTGATAAAGTTATAAAAGGGTGGTTAACTTTTGAGATCTTTAAATAATTTGCGTGCTCTTGTGACCATTCTATAGATCCTTTTGTTCCATATATACCGATATCTAAAGTATTTTCATGGCCCATAGCAATTTGAGATGTCCAGTATATGCCTTCTGCCCCATTATCATAATTTATTAGTATAGATGCATTATCATCTAGCCTATCTGGCTCAACAAACTTGTCCATTCTGGCATTTAAGGACTTTATCTTCAACCCTGTTAAAAAAGAAACTACGCTTTCCACATGTACCCCTATATCAGCGACACAGTTGGATACACCCGAAACTTTTGGATCCGATCTCCACTCGTGACGAGGATTTTTACCGGCAAAGGGGACCTTTGCCATCCACTCGCTTAAGTATCGAGCATTGATAAATCTAATCTCACCTATTTCCCCTCTTTTAATTAACTCTCTGGCGTATCTTAACATTGAATAACCTGTAAAGGTGTAAGCAACCGCAAAAAGTAGATTGTTTTTTCTTGCTAACTGTTTTAGTTCTTCAGCTTCTTTTAGAGTTATGGTTAACGGCTTTTCACACATCACATTTATTCCAGATTCTAAAAATTTTTTTGCCACTTCATAATGTGAACTGTTGGGGGTGACAATGGATACAAAATCTATTTTATCGGGTCTTTTAGACTCCTCCTCAGCCATTTCTTCATAATTTTTATACAATCTTTTCTCATCTATTTTTAACTCTTTGCCTGTTGCCAAAGTGTTTTTGAAGTTTCTAGAAAAGCTTCCACAGACTAATTCTGCCTTCCCGTGTAGATTTATAGCTTTTCTGTGGACTATACCTATTTGAGAGTCTTTACTTCCACCTACCATTCCATAAGTCAATCTTTTGAACATATTTTACCCCTCCTCTTATTTGAGTTTTTACTTTCTTTAGCATCTCTAACCTTTCTTTAGCGCCCTTTCACCCCGCTCCCCACCCATAAGGATAAAGGAGTATGGTTTTGCCCCGAATTGCACCCTATCGAGTTTGGTTTTAAAACTTTACCCAAACGCTCCCATTTTTTGAACTTTCTACACATTTTTCAATAAAACTCATCCCTCTTAATCCCGCATTTACACTTTGAAAATGGGCATTATCGTTGGTTATAATTTCACCGTTCTTTTTATTTATTAAATCGGTGATAAACATGGAATAAGTATTTTTGAAACCTATGTTCGTTCCAGGAATTTCATTCACATTTTGAACTATCTCTTCTTTTTGGTCTTCACGCAAAATCGTTAATTTGTTTGCTTGATTAAAACTCCATTTCAATGTAGCTTCTGAACCAAACACAGAAAGACTAAAATTGTTGTTCTCTCCAACAGCAATTTGAGACATAAAAAGTAATCCCTTACTTTTATCTTTGAAATTTATCATCACGGTGGAATTATCTTCCAATTTTCTTGATTCACCGAAAGTATCAAGGCGTGCACACAAACTATCGATCTCTTTTCCAGTAAGATATGAAACCATGTTTTCCACATGACTGCCTATGTCGGCTGTAGTATTAGCCAAACCACTTTGGTTTGGATCCAACCTCCATTGAGCTTGTTTGTTTTCATCTTCGATCTTTTTTGCAAGCCATCCTTGAATATATTGTACATTAACGAATCTTATTTCACCTAACTTACCTTTTTCTATTTTGTTCCTCGCTAACGAGACCACCGGATATCCCACGTATGAATACGTTACACACACCAAAAGATCGTTATCATCTGCTAACTGTTTTAGTTCTTCAGCTTCTTTTACTGTTGTTGTTAGTGGTTTATCGCAGACAACATTTATACCTTTTTCTAAGAAGGCTTTAGCTATTTCATAGTGGAAAGCATTCGGAGTAGCAATAACGACAAAATCAATTTTATTTTTCTTTTTGCTCTCCTCTTCGGCCATTTCCAAGTAATTTTCATACAATCTATCTTTCTTTATACCCCATTTTTTGCCTGTTTTTAATGTTTTTTTATAATCCCTTGAAAAACAGCCACTAACTATGCTTGCCCTTCCATCTGATAATATTGCGTTTCTATGTGCTTCGCCTATCATAGAATCTATGGATCCACCAACCATTCCGTAGGTTATTTTTTTTGACATAACACACCTCCATTAAAAGATTCCTTTTTATTTATTTTAACATAAATGTTTTTTCTTTTAAAAAAATATGGTATAATTTAAATACGGCAAATTTAGTCTGTTTTTTCACCAGTTATCATTAAAAATGTTTGATTCAAAAAGGAGGGATCTATAGCATGGCAGGAAGATTGGAAGGGAAAGTTGCTATTATTACAGGAGCCGCAAGAGGAATGGGAAGAGCTGAAGCTGAACTCTTTGCAAAAGAAGGGGCAAAGGTCGTTGTTGCAGATATTTTAGAGAACGAAGCAAAAGAGGTAGCAGATAAAATCAACAAAGATGGATTTGAAGCAATGGCTGTAAAACTTGATGTTACAAAAGCTGATGAATGGAAAAAAGTTGTTGAACAGGTAACAGAGAAATGGGGTAAGGTAGATGTTTTAGTAAACAATGCCGGTATTTTAAGCATGAATGGAGTAGAAAACGCCTCAGAAGAAGAATGGGATCGTGTAATGAACATAAACGCAAAGAGCCAATTTTTAGGTATAAAGTACGTGTTACCCGCAATGAAGAAAGTAACAAAGGGTTCTATAATCAATATTTCTTCTATTTATGGACTCATAGGTAGTGGAGCTGCTGTGGCGTACCATGCTTCAAAAGGTGCTTCAAGATTGTTAACAAAAACAGTTGCTGCTGAACTTGCTAAATACAACATTAGAGTAAATTCTATACATCCTGGTGTAATAAGAACACCGATGACTGACGAACTGTTAAAAGATGAACAATCCGCTAAAGAACTCCTTGGAACTACCGTATTGGGTAGACCTGCTGAACCTGAAGAAGTTGCCAATGGAGCATTATTCTTAGCTTCCGATGAATCCTCGTTCATGACAGGTTCTGAATTGGTTATTGATGGAGGATATACTGCATTATAATTATGAACCGTAGTATAAAAACATCCGCGTGAAGCGGATGTTTTTTATGTGCGCCCAGCATAGATGCACATATATAGGTTTGCTCACAGCAGACCTTTTATATCTTCGGGTGGAAAACTGAACCGGAGCTTGGGGTTGTCTTTCAAAAGCTTAAAAATTTATTCAGTATTCAAAAACTGCTAAATAACATGTGCTACGACGGGTTCTTTGTGCAACAACCTGCTAACGAAATCTGTGACACGGCTTGCCAATTTCATTCATCTTTTTCATGACCTAACTTTTTGAAGAATCTCCACTATCTCTTCTGTTTTTAAAACTTTACCATAAGAAACCACTTTCCCATCCACAACGAGAGCAGGGGTTGCCATAACACCATAAGCCGCAATTTCCGAAAAATCTGTTACATGGTCAATCGTCGTATCCATACCAAGCTTCTGGAGAGCCCCTTTTGTTGCCGCTTCAAGTTGATTGCATTTCGGACATCCGCTTCCAAGTATTTTAACGCTAGCACTCCCAGTTTTAGCATGTTGTGGCTTTGCCATGCCTCCTGTATCATGGTTTTCTCCGTAGCAGGATGTTGTTTCTTTCTTTTTCTTTTCAAATAGTGACATTTTTATTACACTCCTTTTTATTCATTTTTTGTTGTTTAATTGATAACAACTATTTGGAATCTTTTCCAACATATAATTGGATTATAGACACAATTGAACCTTGTGTGGTACAACACCTTGTGATGTAAATGCCACATTCCATACAGATCGTATAATCAATAGCTGGACACTAAGTTTTTTACTTATATTTTTTTCTACTATAGGATCAATCCTTGAATAGCGTTAAAAAAATAACCTACAATAATGATACCCATGGTGCAGATTGCGATAAATAGTGCCAAGAGCTCCGTTTTGACAGCTTTGCGCAACATAATCATAGATGGTATAGACAGCGTTGTGACCGCCATCATAAACGAAAGAACGGTGCCGAGATCAGCACCTTTAGATAATAGAGCTTCTGCAATTGGGATGACACCAAAGATGTCAGCATACATCGGTATACCGACAAGTGCGGCTAAAACGACTCCAAACGGATTTTTACTACCGAGCACGGCGTTAATCCATTCCC
This genomic interval carries:
- a CDS encoding [Fe-Fe] hydrogenase large subunit C-terminal domain-containing protein, whose product is MPKVYINDHEFEASEKDTVLTAVQKFGGYIPTLCYMNLKDINIENKPSSCRVCMVEIEGRRTLAPACTTPVFEGMKVKTHSRMAVEARRTAVQLLLSDHPQDCLKCPKNGDCELQKIASELNIVNNPYLGKTSNYDLDISAAIIRDPNKCIMCRRCETMCNEFQTVGVLSAIDRGFGAVVKPSFDMPLEETTCTFCGQCVAVCPTGALVERSYIDEVWKELENEEKHVVVQTAPAVRVALAEEFGYEPGTISTGKLVGALKLMGFDKVFDTNFGADLTIMEEATEFKERLENGGFLPMLTSCCPGWVKFIEHQFPDGSLSNMVDRID
- a CDS encoding Gfo/Idh/MocA family protein, translated to MFKRLTYGMVGGSKDSQIGIVHRKAINLHGKAELVCGSFSRNFKNTLATGKELKIDEKRLYKNYEEMAEEESKRPDKIDFVSIVTPNSSHYEVAKKFLESGINVMCEKPLTITLKEAEELKQLARKNNLLFAVAYTFTGYSMLRYARELIKRGEIGEIRFINARYLSEWMAKVPFAGKNPRHEWRSDPKVSGVSNCVADIGVHVESVVSFLTGLKIKSLNARMDKFVEPDRLDDNASILINYDNGAEGIYWTSQIAMGHENTLDIGIYGTKGSIEWSQEHANYLKISKVNHPFITLSRGSEEVDDFIKNDYVTPGGHQEGYVEAFARVYDKFISAITKKKKGELLEQRDLDFPTVEDGVEGMRFIERCVESSEKGFSWVEF
- a CDS encoding NADH-ubiquinone oxidoreductase-F iron-sulfur binding region domain-containing protein, whose translation is MPEQVRIVLRNAGNIDPENIEDYLKNNGYLALAKALNSKREEVVQTVLDSNLRGRGGGGFPTGLKWKFAMQAKGDEKYVICNADEGDPGAFMDRSVLEGDPHSVLEGMAIAGYAIGAQKGIIYIRAEYPLAVARLKVAISQAKNYGLLGENILGSNFSFDIEIRLGAGAFVCGEETALIHSIEGLRGEPTNKPPFPANSGLWKKPTVINNVETLANIAPIILNGADWFKQYGTENSPGTKVFALAGDVKKVGLVEVPMGTTLREIIFDIGGGIKGDKKFKAVQTGGPSGGCIPEEYLDTPIDYDSLQTLGSMMGSGGMIVMDEDTCMVDVAKFYLQFTVDESCGKCTTCRVGNVRLLEILEKITSGNAQLEDLDHMLTLANVVKNGSLCGLGQTAPNPILSTYRYFADEYKEHILDRNCRAGVCKNLIRYEIIPENCTGCTACARVCPTEAIQGELRKPHTIDQEKCIKCGSCYSTCRFNAIRIV
- a CDS encoding (2Fe-2S) ferredoxin domain-containing protein, translated to MPKLNSLEQLESLINELKEKENKNKIVLKVALGTCGISAGADETYEELLKEVEEEKLENIEVIKTGCLGYCYAEPTVEVNEPGKEPVLYGNVTKSKVKDLVKTHLVEGKIAEELLIEETHKKAI
- a CDS encoding Gfo/Idh/MocA family protein, producing MSKKITYGMVGGSIDSMIGEAHRNAILSDGRASIVSGCFSRDYKKTLKTGKKWGIKKDRLYENYLEMAEEESKKKNKIDFVVIATPNAFHYEIAKAFLEKGINVVCDKPLTTTVKEAEELKQLADDNDLLVCVTYSYVGYPVVSLARNKIEKGKLGEIRFVNVQYIQGWLAKKIEDENKQAQWRLDPNQSGLANTTADIGSHVENMVSYLTGKEIDSLCARLDTFGESRKLEDNSTVMINFKDKSKGLLFMSQIAVGENNNFSLSVFGSEATLKWSFNQANKLTILREDQKEEIVQNVNEIPGTNIGFKNTYSMFITDLINKKNGEIITNDNAHFQSVNAGLRGMSFIEKCVESSKNGSVWVKF
- a CDS encoding complex I 24 kDa subunit family protein; the protein is MDGLLESKLKDVETYLNSLDLTNKTEEERRSFLIEVLHKVQENLGYIPNEVQKLVAKKLKIPSSQVYGVVTFYNFFSTKPKGKYPISVCLGTACYVGGANEILDEFKKILNVEEEEVTEDGLFSIHPVRCLGACGLAPVVKIGEKVHGRLKRNDVRKIIREYRAKEKNS
- a CDS encoding SDR family NAD(P)-dependent oxidoreductase, which encodes MAGRLEGKVAIITGAARGMGRAEAELFAKEGAKVVVADILENEAKEVADKINKDGFEAMAVKLDVTKADEWKKVVEQVTEKWGKVDVLVNNAGILSMNGVENASEEEWDRVMNINAKSQFLGIKYVLPAMKKVTKGSIINISSIYGLIGSGAAVAYHASKGASRLLTKTVAAELAKYNIRVNSIHPGVIRTPMTDELLKDEQSAKELLGTTVLGRPAEPEEVANGALFLASDESSFMTGSELVIDGGYTAL
- a CDS encoding thioredoxin family protein, with translation MSLFEKKKKETTSCYGENHDTGGMAKPQHAKTGSASVKILGSGCPKCNQLEAATKGALQKLGMDTTIDHVTDFSEIAAYGVMATPALVVDGKVVSYGKVLKTEEIVEILQKVRS